GCTGAAATATGCTTTTGCATCTgcttttgtatatatatatatatcaaaataaaaaataaagttttaCTATCTCTTATGTAGGAGACTGATTCTGCTGCTCAGGAGCCACCAACAGTTACTTGATCTACATTATTTTTAACCTGTCCTCTCACCTAACTTCCTTTTTTTCTATCAAAGATTATGTCAAAAAATTTAATATGGTCcattttctttgattttaaatttattatgaaaaaaggagaaataaaaaatatgaaaaaaatttatcctctccgtctttattattattattattatctcaaGTTCTTTAAGGTGTAAAACATAGGTCACATCAATAccccaagaaaaaaaaatatcatatcaATGcctcatgataatattatcatgaattgaagtgaaaatgaagaaaaagggGCTACTCGAATTTTTTTCCATCATATCCAAGAAAAATTATCCTTCCTACAGAACATGTGAAGATGatgaaaaaatagtaaaaatatatgttttccacCATTTCCCATCAAAGAGAACGCAAACTAAAGATCATATACTCAATAATGTATTGATAATATTTGAATACCGGATGAAATAATTTAGAATTGAAAATTATTGACTATACATGAACGATTGTTAAGTTGAGTGTTTATGAGAACATAAgacaaataatttacatttgaAAAATTAGGTATGATCTACATGCTAGATCTATTAGTAGAATTTAAATTTGagatatttgatttaaaaatacTCATTTTACCGCTAATCATCTTCAAATAAATGCTTATCATTACATGAATTGTCCTTTTAgttttgtatatatttttttcaattgacAGAGTAATTCTTTTTTCTTGTTAATGCATTATTCTTTTAGGGCATTATATCAATGCCTTTTTTGCAAAGCAATTTGTTCTAAAACAATTACGTAGCGAAAACATAAGTTGAGTTCCAACTTATTAGGTAGAATGATTTAATAATGGTTAGTGGAAGACTCATATCAATTATTGCtcctagtattatttatttatataaatagaaAAACGAAAAGGAAATTGATCGATTTTCAACTCCCTTGATCAACATAAACTGAGTTATGAAGTTTAATCTGAGATGTTACTTCCATGAAGTTTTCTAATAACAGTTTATTTTGTTATTAGTTATACTACTTACATAAAAAATACTAGAGCCAAATTATATATACCCATCTAAGATAACACAAGaaagattaatttatttataaaaaaaattaattttaacttttaGTGAAATTCAGTTTATAgcgttaattttaatttatttttatatgttccaaattttaaaaaaatattttaattatgccAAATTTGTGAATTAAATGTCCGCGGTGCTCACATAAACTGCTCGCAAATACTGAGCGGCATAATGTTAAAGTTTAAAGAAGAACTTAATAGTCATACACAAAGATTGAATTATTTTGGATATTGTTAAAGATAATTGTTTGACCACTAATTTGAATAATGTAATAATAACTTCATAAGTTATTGATTATTCGATATATTTGTATGATCTTTCTTTATAGTTGGACAATCAATTTTGTCTTGACCAAGATGCTGTTGGCTAACTAATGTTTAGAGTTTCTCTTTCACTTTATCTGCATCTCACTTTTTTGTGTACAAATTTAAAAAGATTTGGGCAACTATCTTCTTGAATTTGCCTTTTAAGCTTTGGGGAAGATAGTGATTGATTGTTCTAGATAACATGTTGCTAAGGTAGCTAACAATTTCAATAAATCTCCATTAAACTTTAAAGTACTATAGTGTGGaggttagttgtgaatttggaACCGTTTGAAATAATAACTTTCGAATCTAGAATAAAGTTTCACCTATTATTATAAATACCAAGAATTcagttcattttatttatttattttaccaaAAACTAAGGTGGATGTAATTTTACGAGTGTTGTATTTAAGAGAATATGCAAATTgatcaaataatattttaaagatCGCACCGGACTTGAACTCAGGACCTCATGTCTTGAGCATTAACTACTTACTGCTAAACTAACACACGCACACGGTACTCCTAGTTTTTAAATtcctttcttatttattttgaatttggtAAAAGGAACTATTTAGGCATATATTTATCATTGTTTGTGTATTTATCCTTCGTTTATGCTTTTGCAGAAGTACAATTTGAGTAAATTTGTTACTGAGAAATATTATGTTACATGCCTTATGTGAACATTTCTCACGTTTAACCCTCGTTAgtgttattttttttgttttatatgttcatttttatttaaataatttgagatcattaattttataattacataattaaaagttTGATTTGTTCTTTTTACTTATTTGATGTTAAAGGGAAATATGAACCAAtcgaattttgattttaatataatttataaaattaatgatctcaacaataatttatgaagtatttgaataaaaataaataaatatatatatatatatatatatatatatataaaatgctAATTAACAAGGGTAAACGTGAACAATTTCTTGATtctttctatattttatttttaatgatatattTTACCGAGTTATCGCCTCACGTAATTTGAAGGCAATGATATGTTTTATCTTTCTGTTTTAAACTTCTTTTATACCTCCAAACTTATTCTTTTAGAATTTCAAATACTTAAAATTAACACTATATATCCTTCTGCTTGAATATATTTGTTTGTGCATATAAAATAgatttttcctcttttttcaaAGAGAAGATTCAAATTAACAAAagaaaaagtaggagagagagatggtggGTCGATTGCAATAATTACGGCTAACCTTTGCAAATTTGggtgtcctatttttatttttattttttttatttattaattttttggtATTGGACATTAATCTCAACATAAATCCCTTCTTTTTGGCCAAATTATATTTAATGTTTAAAGTCTAGCTACCTAGGCTCGTTTTATAGCATACATTTTCTTGTGTCAGTACTTTACTATAAATTATCCATTTCTTATGCTTCTTTATAAAGCTAAATTAAAGTGGCTTCTTGACCGTAGCAAAATTCAAATAGTATTGCAATAAATAACAAAAGAATTAGTTGAAAGAGACcactaaattaaaattaagcgTTGGTATCTTGGATCACCTTACTTTGTTTGTACACCATTACTACTAAACTGAAAACAATAGTAAAATAGAAGCAATGGTGTTGAAATTAATGGGTTTGAGAGAACACAAAAACTCCCGTGAAACTAGTTTCACGGTGAAATCGGATtctcaaatgacactacttcattcggtAAATGACACTTGATGATTtacgaatgacactacttcaacatacaaatgacactacttcaacatataaatgacacttgaaggATTTTCATTATACCATCAAAATACGTAGGATTACAAATACTTTTGACGAAGGGAATACAAATATTTAGTATAAACTATGTATGTTCCGTATTACACACTAAAACAGGCTAAACAGTTCAATTAACCAATTATTAATCTAAATAAAGTATATGGCATGATTTCAAACACGCGAGATTTATACAATTTCGAAAGATAGTTAGGTTTTGTGGCAAGAAATTCTACAACAAATTACTCTTTTTATAATCCCAAAAGTTACATTCGTGATTCAAAAATTGGTATGTTATTTCATTATATTTCATTaataactaatttaattaaaaaataaattaataatgaaaaGTTACAAGGCCCAAGTTAGATGAAAAGTTACCGACCCGATACAGTAAAAGGCCGAGTTTCGGGTTTCGCTATTTGGCCCAGGCCCAAGTTCAAGGGTAAGAGTTGGACAGCGTGGCTGGGTCTAAATAAGAATATGGGCTCAGATTAGTATTAACAATCAAGCCCATCGAATTCATGTATTCGGCACTTTAATTCAGTATCTCACGAATTgaaatggattttttttttttttttggattttgaaACCTTGATGGACCATCTTATTTAGGAGTAATCCTCCAAAAGAATATCGCTTAATCAACGAGGGAAATCAGCAGTCCAACAAATCGGCTGTTGACACGAACACGAAAATTGCGCTAAAGTATGGGCAACTCTATTCGCCTTCCTATAAACATGATTGACACTAATAAGAATAGAAGAACTAGCAATACGCAAAATATCTAAAATATCATCTAGAAGAAATTGTCTCTCCTCCTCCGTGCAGGCCATCACACGCGCCGCAAGCATAGAATCAGTATGGGTCTCAATCGGCATAATATCATGTTCAATGCACCAAGTGATACCAGCGACTACGGCCATAATCTCCATGATCAAAGCACTCGAGCTCGGTCTCTAGATGGTTTTGCCGCTGCTAACTTTACCTCGCCCAAATGATTTCGAACCACACCTACACCATTGACCTGTAATTGAAATGCTTCAGTATTAAATAAGATCATTGGCCTTATCTCATACTTGTATTATCTTGTTTGCGTTAAATCTATTAAATATTTCGATGAGCTACGCAGTCGCCAcgtcattttttaatttgaaaaaaatgaaatcggAGTTAAAATAACttaaaactaaataattaataaaattcgtatattttattaaactttTCTAAGTACgcataaaaaatagatttttgacCAAAGCTGGTATATTTATGCACAATTAAATCTGTTTCAAATCAATACTATTTTCTTgttaaaaacacaaaattttaaACCCTTCTAAAATTTAGTCAAATTAAAATTCTCACCACATTTAATCTTCTTGCGCAATAGTAGAAAATTAATTACATGACAAATGAGAAATCAAAAGTTCAGGCCTAAAtttgcgtgtgttggccaagcgataAGTGATTAATGACTAAGATCAAAGGTTATCGTTTTGAATCCATGTGGTGCGgactttaaatttctttatttaatactgttaatttattaaaaaaaagttcagAACTAAAATTGAGTATCCAAAGTGAAAACGAAGCCTATTCTCATCTTCTATCCCGCCCACACAAGTTGGGGGTGCTTCAGCCCACCCTAATCCATCACTGCACATAACCTTATCCATCGACACAGTTTGAGGTTTAGGCCAAATCTACTCAAACTCTGAAACTACGCCATTTTTCTCCATTCACGAAGCTTAATCAAACAATTACAAGAAGCAGAAGCAATCCCATTCATGGTAAGATTCCTTTTCCCTCACCTCAACATAGTCCAAACGCAATTCTTCTTCTACAATTACAAACTCTGCAagtttctagagagagaaacgaATGCCGGCATGTTTCAGCTCCTTCAATCCACCTTCAACCTCTATCTCAAAGTTTATCTCAAACCACCCACACCTCTCAATGCTGGAAACCAGCTGCCGCACAATCACAGACCTCAAACAAATCCACGCACACCTCCTCAAAACCGGCCTCGCCGCCGACACCATAGCCGCTAGCAGACTCCTAACCTTCTGCgccacctccgccgccgccgacctcAATTACGCGCTCTCACTCTTCCGCCGCATCCAGAAACCCAATCTCTTCACTTGGAATACCATAATCCGAGGCTTCTCCCGGAGCTCAAACCCTCATCTCGCAATATCACTCTTCATCGAgatgctcaacacttcagagaTTCCGCCTTCAAATCTCACTTACCCCTCAATTTTCAAGGCTTATACTCAGCTAGGTTTAGCAGAGGACGGAGCTCAGCTTCATGGAAGAATCATCAAACAAGGTCTGGAATCCGATCCCTTCATTCGGAACTCGATCATTCACATGTACGCAAATTGTGGGCTTCTCATGAATGCCTGCAAACTGTTTGATGAAAGTCGCGAGAGAGATATAGTCGCTTGGAACTCGATGATCATGGGGCTTGCGAAATGCGGGGAAATTGAGGAATCTTGGAGGTTGTTTTGCGAGATCCCATTTAGAAATGAGATCTCTTGGAACACTATGATTAGTGGGTTTGTCAGAAACGGGAGGTGGATTGAAGCATTCCATCTCTTCCACGAGATGCAGAGCAAACAAGTGAAGCCCACAGAGTTCACTCTTGTTAGCTTGCTGAATGCTTCTGCGAAATTGGGAGCTCTCGAGCAGGGGAAATGGATTCACGACTTCATCAAAAGGAACAATGTCGAGATGAATGTGATCATCGTGACCGCGATCGTGGACATGTACTGCAAGTGCGGGGACGTTGAGGCGGCCCGCCTCGTCTTCAACAACGCCTCGCGAAGAGGGCTGTCGAGCTGGAACTCGATGATGCTC
The genomic region above belongs to Salvia miltiorrhiza cultivar Shanhuang (shh) chromosome 5, IMPLAD_Smil_shh, whole genome shotgun sequence and contains:
- the LOC130985051 gene encoding pentatricopeptide repeat-containing protein At2g42920, chloroplastic translates to MPACFSSFNPPSTSISKFISNHPHLSMLETSCRTITDLKQIHAHLLKTGLAADTIAASRLLTFCATSAAADLNYALSLFRRIQKPNLFTWNTIIRGFSRSSNPHLAISLFIEMLNTSEIPPSNLTYPSIFKAYTQLGLAEDGAQLHGRIIKQGLESDPFIRNSIIHMYANCGLLMNACKLFDESRERDIVAWNSMIMGLAKCGEIEESWRLFCEIPFRNEISWNTMISGFVRNGRWIEAFHLFHEMQSKQVKPTEFTLVSLLNASAKLGALEQGKWIHDFIKRNNVEMNVIIVTAIVDMYCKCGDVEAARLVFNNASRRGLSSWNSMMLGLATSGCYEEAFGMFEELESSNLRPDAVSFVAVLTASSHSLRVDEARGYWRLMTEGYGIEARIEHYGCMVDALGRAGRIEEAAELVSSMPVKPDAAVWGSLLAACSKHGGSVEVAEWAAGNLRLLDGNDTSARVLMSNVYAAGDDFGKVVEERREMGKRKMEKQPGCSLIEVNGEVHEFVAGGNWHLIGI